From the genome of Papaver somniferum cultivar HN1 chromosome 2, ASM357369v1, whole genome shotgun sequence, one region includes:
- the LOC113351920 gene encoding zinc finger CCCH domain-containing protein 17-like, with protein sequence MGIDNTKRIVNRSGGGVPTIDEVCRHWRAVRCTRNPCQYRHGELPQPNSNNGRQQPSNQRNFSLSGSFPQRKPNTYNRVPSKWGNQAGAVPKSTGFKAPLNTRDQICKYWMAGKCSYGERCKFLHQWFVSDDFTMLAQLAGHEKEKVITGIAKPIGSNKLYSGGKDGTVRVWECLTGKCATVINLGSEVGCVISEDPWVFVGINNCVKAWNTQTNSELSLGGPSGQVYALAVGNEKLFAGTQDGTILVWKFVAATNGFEPAAALQGHSASVVTLVVGANILYSGSVDNTIRVWGLETLQCIYTLTDHTSVVMSVLCWDQFLLSCSLDKTIKVWAVTETGKLEVTYTHEEEHGLFALSGMPDAQGKPVLICSCNDNTVCLYDLPSFKARGKIYAKEETRAIQTVPGGLYFTGDGSGDLKVWKWTEQSRAAAATMQQ encoded by the coding sequence ATGGGGATCGACAATACGAAGAGGATAGTCAATAGATCGGGAGGAGGAGTGCCAACAATAGATGAAGTTTGTCGTCATTGGAGGGCGGTTAGATGTACACGTAATCCATGTCAGTATCGCCACGGTGAACTTCCACAGCCAAATAGCAACAACGGGAGACAGCAACCTTCAAACCAGAGGAATTTCTCTCTTTCCGGCTCGTTTCCGCAAAGAAAACCGAATACGTACAATCGAGTGCCTTCAAAATGGGGCAATCAAGCTGGTGCAGTACCTAAAAGTACAGGATTTAAGGCTCCTCTGAACACTCGGGATCAGATTTGCAAATATTGGATGGCTGGTAAATGTTCTTACGGTGAAAGATGTAAATTCTTGCATCAATGGTTTGTCAGTGATGATTTCACAATGTTGGCGCAACTTGCTGGACACGAGAAGGAGAAGGTCATTACCGGGATTGCTAAACCAATTGGGTCTAACAAATTATATTCTGGTGGCAAAGATGGAACTGTTCGTGTCTGGGAATGTCTAACTGGCAAGTGTGCTACTGTAATTAACCTTGGATCTGAAGTTGGTTGCGTCATCAGTGAAGATCCCTGGGTCTTTGTTGGAATTAATAATTGTGTCAAGGCTTGGAATACTCAAACCAATAGTGAGCTCAGTCTTGGTGGTCCATCTGGACAAGTTTACGCCTTGGCTGTGGGCAATGAAAAGCTATTTGCTGGAACACAGGATGGTACAATATTGGTCTGGAAATTTGTTGCTGCGACCAATGGTTTTGAGCCGGCTGCTGCTCTTCAGGGTCATAGTGCTTCTGTTGTTACGTTAGTCGTAGGCGCTAATATACTCTACTCTGGATCCGTGGATAACACAATAAGGGTGTGGGGACTTGAGACGTTACAGTGCATTTATACTCTGACAGATCACACATCAGTTGTAATGTCTGTTCTTTGCTGGGATCAGTTTTTGTTGTCATGTTCTCTGGACAAAACAATAAAGGTCTGGGCCGTTACCGAGACTGGAAAGTTAGAAGTCACTTACACCcacgaagaagaacatggtttgtTTGCGCTCTCTGGGATGCCTGATGCACAAGGAAAACCTGTGTTGATATGCTCATGCAATGACAACACTGTTTGCCTCTATGACCTGCCATCGTTTAAGGCACGAGGAAAAATTTATGCCAAAGAGGAGACTAGAGCTATTCAAACTGTTCCTGGTGGTTTGTATTTTACTGGAGATGGAAGTGGTGATCTAAAAGTATGGAAGTGGACTGAACAATCACGCGCAGCTGCAGCAACAATGCAACAGTGA
- the LOC113351919 gene encoding homocysteine S-methyltransferase 2-like, producing MGFASNKLASAMSDFLRNNGGYAVIDGGFATELERHGADLNDPLWSAKCLIDSPHLVRRVHLDYLEAGADIIITPSYQATIQGFQQKGFNKEESEALLLKSVQIACEARADYYENNGNERNLRNFPVLVAASVGSYGAYLADGSEYSGNYGENVTLEYLKEFHRRRLQVLAESGADMIAFETIPNKLEAQAYAELLEEDDIKIPAWFSFTSKDGVNVVSGDSILECASVADSCEKVLAVGINCTPPRFIHGLILTIQKVTNKPILIYPNSGEQCDGQTKTWIQSTVVSDLDFICYVNKWHEAGASLIGGCCRTTPNTIRAISNNLSKRHDAPRPSEPVTSSHPVKYQLVT from the exons ATGGGATTTGCAAGTAATAAGCTCGCATCAGCAATGTCTGATTTCTTAAGAAACAACGGTGGTTATGCTGTGATCGATGGTGGTTTTGCTACTGAACTTGAAAGACATGGTGCCGATCTTAATGACCCACTTTGGAGTGCTAAGTGTCTCATTGATTCTCCTCATTTGGTTAGACGAGTGCATCTTGACTACCTTGAAGCTGGTGCAGATATTATCATTACCCCATCTTATCAAGCTACAATCCAAGGTTT tcaacaaaaaGGCTTCAACAAAGAAGAAAGTGAAGCCTTGTTGCTAAAGAGTGTCCAAATTGCATGTGAAGCACGTGCTGATTATTATGAAAATAATGGAAATGAAAGAAATCTTCGAAATTTTCCTGTTCTGGTTGCTGCTTCAGTAGGTAGCTATGGGGCTTATTTAGCTGACGGGTCTGAGTACAGTGGGAATTATGGTGAAAACGTTACACTTGAATATTTGAAGGAATTTCACAGGAGAAGATTACAGGTTCTAGCAGAATCTGGTGCTGATATGATTGCGTTCGAGACAATTCCGAATAAGCTCGAAGCTCAGGCTTATGCGGAACTGCTGGAGGAAGATGATATAAAGATCCCAGCATGGTTCTCCTTTACCTCCAAGGATGGTGTGAATGTGGTTAGCGGAGATTCCATCCTTGAATGTGCTTCAGTTGCTGATTCATGTGAGAAGGTCCTTGCTGTAGGGATCAACTGCACCCCTCCTCGGTTTATACATGGCTTGATTCTGACAATTCAGAAGGTGACCAACAAACCAATACTTATATACCCCAATAGTGGCGAGCAATGTGATGGTCAGACAAAAACATGGATACAATCTACTGTGGTATCGGACTTGGATTTCATTTGCTATGTGAATAAATGGCACGAAGCCGGTGCTTCTCTGATAGGAGGTTGCTGCAGGACTACTCCGAATACTATTAGAGCCATATCGAATAACCTCTCCAAAAGGCATGATGCTCCTAGGCCATCCGAGCCTGTAACATCTTCCCATCCAGTCAAGTATCAACTTGTAACATGA